TATCTCTCTCTCCTCTGTACCAACAATTCCACGAAAAAAACTGATGGCAATGGGCTTGCTGCCGGATACAGATGTAAGCGTCATTCGTTATGCTCCAATGGGAGACCCAATCCAAATCAGAGTCAGAGGGTGTGATATTGCACTCCGACTTTCCTTGGCCCAAAACATTGAGGTGACTTCTCATTATGGGTAAGCAATTACTTACCGTTGGTAACCCTAACTCAGGGAAAACGACTCTGTTCAACCGACTGACTGGCTCTCGGCAGGAGATTGGTAACTGGGCAGGTGTCACCGTTGATAAAAAGAAAGGCAAATTATCTCTTCAAGAGCAAGATGCTGTTCTCACTGACTTGCCGGGCATCTACACACTGGATAATGCCGATGGTGAAAACAGTCTCGATGAATCGATCGCGATTTCCGCTCTGTTTAACCTTCCTTGCGATTTGATTGTTAATGTTCTCGACGCCAGCAGTCTGGAGCGTAGCTTGTACCTCACGCTTCAACTTCGTGAGCTGGGGCGACCTATGGTGGTTGTCCTCAACAAAATGGACGTGGTTAAAGCGCAGGGTTTTGAGATTGACACATCCATATTGTCGAGTCTTCTCCAGTGTCCTGTTTATTCAGTCACAGCGACTGACATGGATTCAGTAAATTCGCTGAAAGCCTCTTTATCAAATGCGTTGTCAGAGGTTCAACCCGACGTATCTTTGATGCTGAACTACGGGCAGGCATTAGAGGCGGGGATTGAAACCCTCTCGACAGCGATGCATAAAGAGGGTCAGACGTACACCCGCGCGAGTGCGATTCGACTGCTATGCGGCGACAGTGCATTAAAACGCCAAGTTTCAGACGTAACGCTACAAATCCTATTCGATGTGACCGACAATCTCGATGCCACAGATATAGATCTTATTATTGCTGACGTCCGCTATTCGCGCGTCGCAGAAGTTTGCCGAGAATCCAAAACTCAGGTAATCCCATTTAAAGCGCGAGTGACTGACGCTATCGATAACGTGGTATTGAGCCGTTACTTTGGATTGCCGATCTTCTTTGGCGTGATGTACCTGATGTTCATGTTTTCCATAAATATTGGTGGCGCTTTTATCGACTTGTTCGATATTGGTACAGGGGCTTTGTTAGTCGATGGCAGTCACTACCTGTTGGATAATCACTTGCCCGTTTGGTTAGTGACGATTATTGCCGATGGTGTTGGCGGTGGTATTCAAACTGTCGCGACGTTCATCCCCGTGATTGCCTGTCTTTACCTCTTTATGTCGTTGCTTGAAGCTTCGGGGTATATGGCACGTGCAGCATTTGTGCTGGATAAGGCGATGCAGAAGATTGGCTTGCCTGGGAAAGCGTTCGTTCCCTTGGTTCTAGGCTTTGGCTGTAACGTACCCGCCATCATGGCAACGCGCACACTCGATCAAGAGCGAGAACGTCGTCTTGCAGCAGCAATGGCTCCATTTATGTCTTGTGGTGCAAGGTTGCCAGTTTATGCGCTCTTTGCTGCCGCATTCTTTCCAGGCAATGGGCAAAACATTGTTTTCCTGCTCTACCTGCTGGGTATTGCTGTAGCTATTTTTACGGGCGTGGTTTTGCGTCGGACCCTTTATCCTGGCGACAGTGAGGCTTTGTTGATGGAAATGCCTCGCTATGAATGGCCACGAGTAAAAGATATCTGCGTAAAAACCTGGCAAAAACTGAAGCGTTTTGTGCTCGGCGCCGGTAAGACTATTGTTGTGGTCGTGACGGTATTGAGCTTTGTTAACTCTATTGGTACTGATGGTTCGTTTGGTAACGAAGACTCAGACAACTCTGTGCTGGCAAAAGCCGCTCAATTTGTTACCCCCGTATTTATGCCGATTGGTATTCAGGAAGACAACTGGCAGGCGACGGTGGGTATCATTACTGGTATTTTTGCTAAAGAAGCAGTGGTTGGAACGTTAAACAACCTTTACGCCTCGCCGGGTAGTGAAGAAGCCAGTGAATATGATTTGTTGGGCAGCCTGAGCGAAGCACTACAGACTATTCCTGAAAACCTCATGGGTCTTAATTATTCCGATCCATTGGGTATTCAAGTCGGAGATTTGGCTGATAACGAAGCGGTGGCTGAGGAACAGGAAGTCGATCCGAGCATCTTTGCTAACTTAAGCGCAAACTTTACCGTTGCAAGTGCGTTTGCTTATCTGGTTTTTGTTTTACTCTACACACCTTGTGTCGCAGCGATGGGTGCTTATGTGCGTGAATTCGGTCGACCTTTTGCCATTTTCATTGCCGGGTGGACCATGCTGCTGGGTGTAGTCGTGGCAACTATTATTTATCAATCGATGATGTTGATGGTGACACCTTTAGTGAGTGGGCTTTGGATTGCGGGCAGCATCGCGCTAATGGTAGCGACTGTTTCACTACTTAAGCGTAACGGTTCTTTCAGTAATTCGCTCAGGGTTGTTGCAGTATGATTTTGTTTTGTCTGAGGGATTACATTCAGTCTCACCCCAAATGTTCATTGAAAGAGTTAGCAAAAGTTTTCGTTCTTTCCGAGGATGGGGTTGAAGCCATGCTGAGTGAATGGGTAAAACGGGGAAAACTCAAGGTAACCGTTTCTGATTGGGCGTCAATCACTGTCAGGCAATACACCTGGCTTGATGACTCTGAGCTTGGCGTGACTGTTTATCAATAGAAAACAAAAAAGCGCGGATCGAATCCGCGCTTTTCTTTTATCCTGCTGGGGTAAACCCAGCCGCGTCTCCGAGCAGGCTGCGCCACTTCTCTGCCATTTCATTTTGAGCCAACTCATGGCGCTGCGCGCCATTGGTGTTTCCCCAAACAGGACCAGGCCAAGCGATGTCTGTTTGAAAACGGGCAATGTGGTGAACATGTAGTTGAGGAACCATATTCCCCAGCGCACCAATGTTGAGTTTGTCAGCGTTTGAGTGCGCTTCCAGTTTTTCTGCAACCAGCGAAGATTCTTGTATGAACTGTTGTTGGTCACTTTTCGTCAGGTGATGAATCTCACGAATCCCTTCGACTTTAGGAACCAAAATCAGCCAAGGGCCGATGTCTTCTTTACTTAATAGAACACGGCAGAGCGGAAAATCGCCCAGCCATGTCGTGTCTGCGTCCAATCGTGGGTGGAGTTCGAATGGCATTTCATCTTCTCTTGAT
The nucleotide sequence above comes from Grimontia kaedaensis. Encoded proteins:
- a CDS encoding FeoA family protein, yielding MKLTELKPGMAGRVISLSSVPTIPRKKLMAMGLLPDTDVSVIRYAPMGDPIQIRVRGCDIALRLSLAQNIEVTSHYG
- the feoB gene encoding Fe(2+) transporter permease subunit FeoB, with amino-acid sequence MGKQLLTVGNPNSGKTTLFNRLTGSRQEIGNWAGVTVDKKKGKLSLQEQDAVLTDLPGIYTLDNADGENSLDESIAISALFNLPCDLIVNVLDASSLERSLYLTLQLRELGRPMVVVLNKMDVVKAQGFEIDTSILSSLLQCPVYSVTATDMDSVNSLKASLSNALSEVQPDVSLMLNYGQALEAGIETLSTAMHKEGQTYTRASAIRLLCGDSALKRQVSDVTLQILFDVTDNLDATDIDLIIADVRYSRVAEVCRESKTQVIPFKARVTDAIDNVVLSRYFGLPIFFGVMYLMFMFSINIGGAFIDLFDIGTGALLVDGSHYLLDNHLPVWLVTIIADGVGGGIQTVATFIPVIACLYLFMSLLEASGYMARAAFVLDKAMQKIGLPGKAFVPLVLGFGCNVPAIMATRTLDQERERRLAAAMAPFMSCGARLPVYALFAAAFFPGNGQNIVFLLYLLGIAVAIFTGVVLRRTLYPGDSEALLMEMPRYEWPRVKDICVKTWQKLKRFVLGAGKTIVVVVTVLSFVNSIGTDGSFGNEDSDNSVLAKAAQFVTPVFMPIGIQEDNWQATVGIITGIFAKEAVVGTLNNLYASPGSEEASEYDLLGSLSEALQTIPENLMGLNYSDPLGIQVGDLADNEAVAEEQEVDPSIFANLSANFTVASAFAYLVFVLLYTPCVAAMGAYVREFGRPFAIFIAGWTMLLGVVVATIIYQSMMLMVTPLVSGLWIAGSIALMVATVSLLKRNGSFSNSLRVVAV
- a CDS encoding FeoC-like transcriptional regulator, with the translated sequence MILFCLRDYIQSHPKCSLKELAKVFVLSEDGVEAMLSEWVKRGKLKVTVSDWASITVRQYTWLDDSELGVTVYQ
- a CDS encoding HIT domain-containing protein encodes the protein MPFELHPRLDADTTWLGDFPLCRVLLSKEDIGPWLILVPKVEGIREIHHLTKSDQQQFIQESSLVAEKLEAHSNADKLNIGALGNMVPQLHVHHIARFQTDIAWPGPVWGNTNGAQRHELAQNEMAEKWRSLLGDAAGFTPAG